In the genome of Candidatus Methylomirabilota bacterium, one region contains:
- a CDS encoding DUF6335 family protein — protein sequence MSKRKTRRKARTGRGASTKTAKRSPAKRRARGRRPKAARTSRATGSRRTRTAATRRSRPAPRRRGAEEDRGETGALVRELNEYTATGPAVSAGDVDADWQRAESSGEETTGGSVATPDQDVVDEIGHALGVEQASQAPVRSSEEILEDRDRRYWELERRANRKADRRREP from the coding sequence ATGAGCAAGCGCAAGACGCGACGCAAGGCCCGCACCGGACGAGGCGCATCCACGAAGACCGCGAAGCGATCGCCCGCGAAGCGACGCGCGCGCGGACGCCGCCCGAAGGCCGCGCGCACGTCGAGGGCCACCGGCTCGAGGCGCACTCGCACGGCGGCGACGCGCCGGTCCCGCCCGGCGCCCCGGCGGCGGGGGGCCGAGGAGGACCGCGGTGAGACTGGCGCCCTGGTCCGCGAGCTCAACGAGTACACCGCGACGGGGCCGGCCGTGAGCGCCGGCGACGTCGACGCGGACTGGCAGCGCGCCGAGAGCTCGGGCGAGGAGACCACGGGCGGCAGCGTGGCGACGCCGGACCAGGACGTCGTGGACGAGATCGGCCACGCCCTCGGCGTCGAGCAGGCCTCGCAGGCGCCGGTGCGCTCCTCCGAGGAGATCCTGGAGGACCGCGACCGCCGCTACTGGGAGCTGGAGCGGCGGGCCAACCGCAAGGCCGACCGGCGCCGCGAGCCCTGA